The Flammeovirga pectinis genomic interval TGTTTTAAGAATCAATAAAAACGAACCTACAGAAGAATTTGCAGCACTTTATTTATCAGAAGCAAAAGTTTTCTTAAACGACGTAAGTGAGTTGAGAAAGCAAGATCTTGCTGCTACCGAAGCTTAAATTAACAAACTGACAAACTTTAAACGCACCGATCTCATGACAAAGACAATACAACCAGAGTTAACCCTTGTAGGGGCTGGAATCGGCGATCCCGATTTAATCACAATGAAAGGCATTAAAGCTTTAAGAAGAGCAGATGTTGTTTTATATGATGCCCTTGTATGTGAGGAATTGTTAGAGTATGCACCTCAGGCAAAAAAAATCTATGTGGGTAAAAGAGTGGGACAACATTCTTTTAAACAAGAAGAAATTAATCGTCTGATTGTATCTAATGCATTTGGTGGAGGTCACGTTGTGCGTTTAAAAGGTGGTGATCCTTTTGTTTTTGGTAGAGGACATGAAGAAATGGTCTATGCACAAGAACATGGGATTAGAGTTAATTTAGTACCAGGTATTAGTAGTTCTGTTGCAGCACCTGCTTTACAAGGTATTCCGGTAACACGTAGGGGTGACAGCCAAAGTTTTTGGGTGATTACTGGAACAACTAAAGAAGGCGAGGTGTCTAAAGATATTGCTTTGGCAGCACAATCTTCTGCTACCGTTATCATATTAATGGGAACAAAGAAGATTGATCAGATTATGGACAGTTTCAAAGCGGCAGGGAAAGAAGATACTCCTGTAGCTATTATTCAACACGCTTCTACTCCTCATGAGCGTATTGGATTAGGAAAAGTACATACTATAGCTGACATAATGCGTGAAAAAGACTTAGGTTCTCCTGCTGTAATTGTAGTAGGAGAAGTTGTTAAGCACCATGCTCAATATCCTAAAGCATTATCAGAAGTAGTGGCAAAAGCTACTGTAACAGTCTAATTAGATCTTAGAAAATATATCAAGTTATCAGTGGATACGTGGCGTTTGTGTGTTTATTGAAGTTTTATCAAAAGCAGACAATCGGTTAGTGGTTCAACAGTTCTCGTTACGTACCACTGATGACTTATTTTTTACATATTAGAAATCCATTATCTTGCAGCTATGAACGAAATGTTTCCTATTTTTATTAAAATGTCTGAAATCTCCACATTAATTGTTGGTGGAGGAAATGTAGGGCACGAAAAATTAGCTGCAATCTTAAAAAATAGTCCAAATGCTGTAGTAACAGTAGTCTCTACAACTTTTGGAGAAGAGCTTTTAGATTTAGCAAAAGATTTTCCATCGGTAACACTTGTAGAAAGACCGTTTGAAATGTCAGATTTAGATAATCATCACATTGTATTATGTGCAACTGATAGTTATGAGTTGCATGTTGATATACAAAAGGAATGTAACAAACGTAAGATGCTCGTTAATGTTGCTGATACTCCTCCTTTATGTGATTTCTATTTAGGTTCAGTTGTATCTAAAGGAGATTTAAAGATTGGTATTTCTACAAATGGAAAATCTCCAACTTTAGCAAAAAGAATGAGGGAGTTTTTAGAAGATGCTTTACCTAGTGAAACTCAACAACTATTAGATAATTTAAAAGGAATTAGAGATAGTTTAAAAGGAGATTTTGCTGATAAAGTGAAACAATTAAATGATATCACTCAGCAAGTGTTTGATAAAAAAGAATAACTAAAAAAGCTGTATCAAAAATTAATTTCGATACAGCTTTTTTTATTTTATTTTTATTGATTTTCCTTCTTTTGTAACCCAAATAGGAATTGAACTATTATTTATTATTTCTCCGTTTTCAATTGTACTATTCTGAATAGCTAATATATAATCCACATATTCTGCTGCTCCTACATACCAAATATCATCTTTTCTACCTACCTCTTGACAAATTCTTTTCATCATTTCCCAATTGTTATCTGGTTTACCCTGATCAAATTCCCAACTGTGTCCCCAAAGTACATAAACTGTAGGATTGGTAGGAACTAACGAAATGTACTCCTTAATAGATGGTAGTGCATTAGAATGATGTGATGTTGGATGCCATACAAGTAAGCTATCGGGTAAATCAAAGGAGTAAGTACTTATTACTGTTCTCGCATTTGTTATTTCTGATGTAGTAAGAGTTTTGATTACAAAATCATTGTAAGCTCCAAAGGGGTAGGCCATACTTTTTACTTTATAGTCAACCAAATCAGATAAATATTTTGCATCACCAATTACTTCATTAATAATTTCAGCTTCTTTATTAATTGTATTTAGTGCGGGGTGGTTTACGGTATGAACAGCAACCTCGTGGCGACGATAAATACTTTTTATGTCAGATGATTTTATATAATTTCCTTCCTGACCAATTAAGTCGTTTAACCATGGAGCAGTACTTCCCATCAATCCAGAATTTAGATTAAATGTACCTTTAATATGGTATTTATCAAGTAATTTAATTAGATGTATATCCTGTTTTAGGCCATCGTCATAACTTAAAATCACAGCTTTCTTTTTACCATTTGGGTAGGAGAATTTCTTGCTCTCGTAAATAGTAGAAGATTGAGCTCTAATCATTAGAGGGATATAGAATAATACTAAAAAAGAGATCGTTAACTTCATTGTTATTTATTTTCCCAATCGATAAGGTTCTTTTTACTACTAACCAAACCATCTTTATCAACATAAACAAAGTGGCCGTCTACAAATTCAATTCCTGAAACTGCTGCATGATAATGTATTTCTATTAAATTATCTTCAGTCGGAGCAATAGCTTTCCTCGGGTATGCCTTGTTTGCCATAATTCCAGTTCTAAGTTTACAAATTTCTTCTGTGTTTCTGTAGTTTCCATTTGTAATTATTCCTTCCCATTCTTGGTGCATTAAAGCAAAAACGAGTTCATCATCAATAACGGCATTATCTGTATCAGCTATCCATTCAATAACAAGTACTTTCCCTTTTCCATTTTCTTCTTCAATTCTGTCAAAAATAACTTTTCTATTGTTCGTTTTTATACAAAGAACACTTCCATGAAAAGAATCTTTTTCAGTGATAGATTGAAGCCCAATTTCTCCAACTCGTATGTTATCAGAAAATTTATCACAAAGGGTAGTTGTTTTAACTTTTGTACCGCTATCAAAGGCTTTATTTTCTAAAAATTTAATAGAGTCTTTAACTGATTTATCAGGAATTTCTTCCATTGCAATATGTCCCACACCTTCATAAATAATCAATTCTGAATTGGGTAGACTGAATTGAAATTTATAGGCATTAGCTAATGGAATCCAATGATCTTTTTCTCCCCAAATGATTAAAGTTGGCGTGTCTAAATCTTTTAAACTAGAGGAATTATCAGTTACACCACTATTAGCAAGATTTAAAAAAGCTTCTTTATTTCCTTTTCGTGCAAATAGTTCGTGATAACGTGTTGTTGTTGTAGGCTCTAATCTATTTGCATCACCGTAGGCATTCTTTAAGAAAAATTCAATAAATGTTTTAGGTGCTTTTACATATTCTGCAAAGCCATGAAAAAGTTTAAATTCTTTTATTATAGGATTTTGAACCAATTTGTAAAGTAGAGGAATAGATTGTTTGTCGTTAAAACCGGCAGCGTCTAACAAGATTAATCTCCTAACTTTTTCTTTAAAACGGTAGGCGTATTCCCAAGCTATCCATCCTCCTAATGACGATCCTGCCAAATAAAACTTATTAATTTCTAAGCGTTTCAAAAAACGATCTAGAAAATCTAAATAGATTTCTACGGAATAACTTTTATCAGGTCTTGGTCCAGTTAAAGCGAAACCAGGTAGATCTAAGCGAATAACCTTATATTTTTTCTTTAATGTATCTGTCCATCTATCCCAAGTATGTAAAGAGGCGAAAGTTCCGTGAAGCAAAACAATCGGGAAACCTTCTCCTTCTACTTTATAATGAACTTTCATTCCATCAATTTCCATAAATTGAGAAACGTTATCTGTATATTTTTCAAATAGATCAATAGCCATAAACTGGAGAGTAATTTAGATTGAAATGAATTTTACACTTTAATTTAAAATTATTTATCGAAGATGGGTCTGTGATATAAATAATTAGTTAAACAAGTTAATATTATAGAGTGAATATTTACTCATCTATATAGAATTTATTTATTGAAACGGTATTACATTTGGTTTCATAGGTTTGAAATCTTGTAATGGTAAATCAATTTCTGTAGATAACGAGATTTCTACAGCAGAGTTATTAAAATTAGCATTAGGGTAGTATTGAATTTCCAAAGCAAATGTATTAAATACTAAGTTCTCATTTCTTGTTCTGATACCAGCACCTATAGAAGAAAAGAAGTTATCATGAGAGATAGAAACTCCTTCTTTATCATTTAACATACCAAATTGAAAATTTTGAAAAACAGCAAACTTAAACCCATAAAAAAACCATTTTGTAAACCATACATTTTCCTGTTTTATGCGTAACCTTTGCGTCCCTTTTTTAGAATTTCTTCTTATCTGAAAATCAGTATAAAGATCACTTTGATCAAAAAATAAATAATCTCCAGGTACTCTATCAGTACCAGATAATAGGTCTATATCGAGAAAGAAACGTAAGAAGTTATCATTAACGGCAAGAAGGTTTGAAAAGTAATTAAACTGAAGATGAAAAGTCTCTTGTTTGTATTTGTCAACTATAAAAGAACCAAATTCTCCTTGTATTCTAAAGAACCCCCAAGGAGTAAATTGTCCTATTTCTGTATTGAACCCTAGATAAGGTCTAAGGCCAAGAAACTCATTAATTTCAGTACCAGAAGTTACAGAAAATAGCCACCCATTTGGAACATCTTCTGTACGTCCAAAACCTTGTAAGTAACTTAATTTTCTGTAATTTCTTTCGTTAAACGTAACAGAACCTAAATATTGTGATTTGTTTTGGTAGGCGTATAATGTATCAGCACTTACTTGTTCAGGTCTTTCTAATACACTTAGTTTTGCTACTCCACCACTTATAGTTATGTTTCTATTTTTTTCTTTATTTAATTGAAAAGATCTACCCACCCAAGAGCTTGCGTAAGAATATTCTAATTCTTCCCAAAATCTTTGTGTACTATCAATATCAAGATATGCAGAATCAGAAGTAGTATATCCATACCTTGTTCTATTATTTTCTAAATCAACTTCACCAGCCCATTTAGTACTAGAAGTAACAAAATCTTTGTACATTTTTATGTTCCATAGATTCTGTAAGTAATTATTCTCAATATTAACTTCTAAGTCTACAAAAGTACCGTAAACGTTTTGGAATTTGTATTTAAATGCATAACCATATGGGTCAGGTTCATCTGTCTTAACTACTGCGGCTAAGTATACGTATTGGCCTGTACCAATAAAGTTGTTGTCATAAAGTCCTAATTCAAAATCGTTAGTGCCATTAAAATTACCATCTACACCAATAGTCCACTGATCTTGCGTGAAAATGTAAATGTCTAATTGCATACCATCAACATCACAAGCGTATATTTCAGCATCTTTAATAAAAGGTAGTGCACGTAGTAAACGCTCACTTTCAGAGAGGTCTGTATGGTTTATAGCATCACCAATATTAAAAATTATATTTTTAGAGATAACTTTTTCTTTTGTTTTTGAGTGAACACCATTTGCATATTTTTCTACTCTATTTTCTTTACCACGAGGGTATGGGTGTTTTACATCTGACCCAAAAGGGGGCATTCGTACAATTTTAATACTTCGAACAATTCTGTTTTCAAAACACATTCCATTAGTAAGTAAATTAATACTATCCTGTCTAGTACTTGTTTGATTTCTATTTTTTACAAGCAATAAATTAGAAATTTCTTTGGTGATTCTATTCTTTTGTAGCTTATCTTGGAGATTTTTATAAAAGAAATCAGATTTTAGAATTAGTGAAGAATCATGGTTGAAGAGATTGCTAGGGAGATAAAGAACGGTATCTTTTTGAAATTTATAAACAGAATCTCCTATTACTATAGGTACATACGCCTTAACCTTAACTTGTTGAGTTAAAGTATCTTGATCTTGAGCAAGTCCTTGTATTTGAGTAAATAAGAACAGGAAAAGAAAAAAAATACCGGTTAATTTTCGGTAAAGGTTATAGGCCATTTATTTTTTTTAGAATATATATAGTAATGCAATTTAATAAATTATGATTTTTATCTTTGCTTTTTATTGTCATTCTTAGTGTCGAAACCATAATTCGGTAAAATAGAAGCAAAATTAAGTCAGTTTAAACAGTCTATAATGATTAGATATTTTTCTCTTGGTGTTTTAACAGTTATCGCCTTATTTTTTGGCATAGGAATGTTATTACCGTCAGGTTATTTAGTAAATCAGAAGGTATATATAAATGCACCTCAAAAAGAAGTCTTTGAGTATATTGATAACTTACATAAATGGAATGATTGGGCATTTAAATTAGAAGAAGAGGGTAGTCGGTTGTCTCCTCAATATCTAGGCCCAGATGAGGGAGAAGGTGCAACACACACTTGGATGAGTTATGATGGTTCTAATGCAAAGTTACAAATAACCGCATCCAACCCGTTTGACGAAATTGATTTACAGATGATTACTAATGATGGGGATTTTGTATCAGATATAAAATTTACGATTGAAGGATCTGAAAAAGGTACCATAGTTACTTGGATTGAGAAAGGAGATTTTGGTTTTCAACCTTCTACAAGGGTGATTGCTTTTATTTCTAATTACCAAGAACGAGTAAGCAATCAATACGCTTCTGCATTAGAAGAATTGAAAGTAGCCGTTGAGAAAAAGGAATAAAATGAAAAGCTCCTACAATGACTAGAGTCAAAGTAGGAGCTTTTTAGTATGTAATCTCTCTTATCAATTTATCTTTTGATAATTGAGTGATTAGAGGTATATTCTTAAAAACTAAAATTAGAACTTAAATCCTAAAGTTAATTTCGTTTGATTTGTACTTAATTGTACATCATCAATATCAAAATTTTGAAGTGTTAGTTTACCAAAATTAGATTCTACACCTAAGTAAAGTACTTTATATCTAAAGCCTACACCTACAGAATGAGACATTCCAAAAGCAGTTTCAACATCTTCAACATCTTCAGATCCAACCCAGATATTATTTGGGCGTAGGTTGTAGAAGGCATCAAATCCCATGTCATTATTGATAGCATAAGATACTAAAGGACCAATTTCAACAAGAGCAAGATCTACAACATATAGTGTTGGGTCAGTATCTTTAGATGTAGAATAACTCACATCTAACCAGTTTGCATTAATGGCAATACCAAAATTACCACCTCTGTATACGTACCATTGGTTACCAAATTGAATTCCTAGTGTAGTGTTTAATTCAACACTCCCTCCTAAGTCTTCTCCATCATAACTTGCAGCCAAGTAATCAGATGTTGGAAATCCAAAATTGAATTTTAAACTGAATCCATTTTTAAGAATTTTATTATTCTTTTTTGAAGCTTGAGAGATGACATCTTGTCCTTTTACTTCTTGAGCGGATAGAGACAAGCTAGATACTAAAAGTACTAGCAAAAGGTAAAATAGTTTGTTCAGTTTCATAGTTTGAAGTATTGTTTCAATAGTCTTACGTAAATAAATTGTAACGAATTTAGCAAATATTTTCAAAACACCAACAAGTTGTTAATATTTAAAAAATATATACTTATAACATTATCTCTTGTATTCCACGCGAGCTGTAATTTCTGTTTTACGAAAAGTTCCAGATTGTGAAAGTTCTTGAGTAATGTCAGATGTTGTAATCAATTTATTATCAGTTAAATAGATAATTTAAAAAGAGAGAGTTTGAGCACTTTCACCTGTTTCAGTTAGCATTAATTCAGAACCATCGATAGATCATTGCGTAACTTGATAAATAGCAGTGTTAGGCGATCCAAATACTAAACTATCTGTTGTGTCAAAATACATTACTGTAGAGATATCAGCTGTTCCTTTAGAAGTTAGTGTTCCATCTTCTTTAAATTCTGCTGTGGATATCAATGTTTTCATAAGTACTAACATTTTCAATAGACGAATTATAGTCGTCAGATATTGTTATAGTTAAACTAGATGCTTCCGAATACGTCATTATCCATGTTCCAAGAATGAGGCTATCTTGAGAGGGGTCGGCATCTTCAGTACATGAAGTGAAGAATAAGGCAAAAAGAGTAACAGTAAATAGAAGTTTTAAATTAGATATGATAGTTTATAGTCTGTTAAATTAACATTTAAAAAATGTTTATGATATTATTTTTTTATCCTGAAAAAAAGTATGAATTAGCTATTCACTTCAAAACTATTGCACCTCCAAACCTACCAGTCTGTTCAGGTCCATCTCCTCTAGCAGAGAAAAACCGATTATCGGTAAAAGTATTGAAAGGCATAAACTCAATGTTTTTTGATAAAATACCACATGTTTTACATTGATTTAATTGAGCTGCTTCAATGTCTAAATAAGCTTTTTGTGGATTAGGGTGGGTACAAATAATACTATTATAATCTATAGGGTAGGCCTCTTTAAATATATTGATAACGTCTATTCCAATTTCATAAGTTTCTTTTTTTATGAAAGGGCCAAAAGAGATAATAATTGTATGAGGTGAACAATTAAAATCAGTACCCATCTGCTGAATAGCTTCAGTTAAGATTTTTAATGCAGTGCCTTTCCATCCAGAATGGACGGCACCAATGACATTTTTTACAGGATCAAAGAAAAGGATTGGTGTACAATCGGCGGCTAAAGTTAATAGACCAATATTTTTAACATCGGTAAGCATACCATCTGATGCAGGAAAAGGATTTTGTAGCTTTTTATAGGCTTCAACATTCTTTTCAGTGATAGAATAAATTTTATTAGTATGTTTTTGATCTGCAATGAAAAGTCTATCGCAAACAAGGTTTTCTTTAACTATAGCTCTGTTTTGAAGGACATCTTCAGGTTTGTCATGAATGATGTTTCCTAGATTTAAAGTATCAAAAGGAGGTTGGCTAACTCCCCCTGAACGGGTAGTCACAAAATGGTGAATCTTATCTTTATATTTTTCTAATTGATGAAATTGTAAAGTAGGAATCTTCATTTTGTGACTATTATATTATTTAGACATATGAGAATATATATCTTCTATTGAAATGGTGTTTTCATAGATTGCTTTACCAACCACCACAGAAGGGATATTAGCTTCTTCTAAAGCAATCAGGTCGTCAAATTTACTAACACCACCACTTGCAATAAGTTCAATGTTAGGAAATTCAACCATTACCTCTCTGTAAAGTTCGGTATTAGGGCCTTGCATCATACCATCTTTAGAAATATCAGTACATAGTACTTTTGTAATTCCTTTAGCAGTATAATCTTTTAGGTAATCAAAAAGAGGCAATTTAGAATCTTCCTGCCACCCACTTACAGCAATCATTTTATCTTTTGCATCTGCAGCAAGTATCATTCTATCACTACCAAACTTTTCTATCCAAGAAGTGAATTTTTCTGGCTCTTTAACTGCAATACTACCACAAGTTACCATAGCTGCTCCATGGTCAAATACTTTTTCTAAATCCTCATCAGATTGGATTCCTCCACCAAAATCAACAATTAAAGAAGTATTAGAAACAATTCTATCTAGTACACCATAATTAACGACATGCTTCACTTTAGCACCATCTAAATCAACCAAATGCAAACGCTTAATACCAGCACCTTCAAAGCTTTTAGCTACTTCTAAAGGATCTTCTGCATATACTGTTTTTTGTGCGTAATCACCTTGAGAAAGGCGTACAAGTTTACCGTCGATTAAATCGATAGCAGGAATAATGTCTATTTTGTGTGACATATTAGATATTTGTTAGAAAGTTTTGAATAATTTTTTGACCTATTTCTCCACTTTTTTCAGGGTGAAATTGAGCTGCATAAAAATTATCTTTATGTAACGATGCACTATAAGGATTTACATAGTCTGTTACAGCAATAGTGTTTTCACAAAGTTCTGCATAGTAACTATGTACATAGTAAACGTAATCGTGATCTTCAAGGCCTTTGTATAAAGGTGTTTTTAGATCATGTATATTGTTCCATCCCATATGAGGAACTTTTAAAGTTTTGCTTTCGAATTTTTTGACATTCGTATCAAAAATCCCTAAGCAATCAGTATTTCTTTCTTCTGAATGATTACACATTAATTGTAATCCCAAGCAAACCCCTAAAGTAGGCTGTTTTAAATCTTTAATTAGCGTATCTAGATTACGTTCTTTTAAGTAATCCATTGCTGATTTTGCTTCACCAACCCCAGGGAAGATTACCTTATCGGCACTCATTAATTCCTCAGCGTTGTCTGTCAAGATCGGATCAATTCCCAAGCGTTGCAAAGCATAACGTACCGACTGTACGTTTCCTGCATTGTATTTTATTATGGCAACTTTCATCTTACAGAATAGTTTAAAAGTAGTTTGTGCTTTTCAGCAATTATATTTTAATTCAAAATTAAGATTCTTTCTATAGAATGAAAAAAACATTAGAATATTTAATAAAAAAGGGGGATATCTATGCCTATATTACATAGATATCCCCTTCAAATTGTGAATTTTGATAAATTCTAGAAAGCTAAATAGTAGGTATCATACGCGTCAAGTTCGATAGGAGTACCGTTCTGATCTGCTTTTTTCATATTTAGATTAATTGTTTTGCCTGAAATTAGATCTCTGGCTTTCACATCAGAATCTTCAGAAGCATTTATTATTTTAATTACTTCTGTTGGGATAATGACATCACTAAGTACCTTCTTATTTTCAAAATTTGCAATTACTAAGACTCTCTCATTTTCAGAATATCTAATAAAAGCATAGGTCTTATCAACGTCATAATTTGCGTTTGTTCTATTAAATTGTTGCAAATCAATTAGGTCACCTTTACGGATAGCCTCACTATTTTTTGCAGCATTTAATAAACTCTTGTATCGTTTTCTTAGTGTGCGTTGAGCATCTGATAGTTGTCCTCCATCATATTTATGGTTGTTTACCCATTTTTGATGTTCAGGAATACCCCAATAATCAAAAATTGTAGACCTCCCATCATCTCCACTAAAACCGGATTCTCCTTTAGCAGGTTCTCCAACTTCTTGACCAAAATAGACCATTACCGGTCCGCTACCTAAAGCAGCACTAACAGCCATACCTGGAATACCTGGAAGTGGATTGTTAGAAAATTCTTTAGATGCAATTCTTTGTTCATCATGGTTTTCTAAGAAACGTAACATGTGGTTATTGAAACCATCCATACCTTTCCAGACATTTGTTAAGTGAGAAAGTGATGAACCAGGTCTATCTTCCATTACCGCTCTTAACGAATCGTAAACACCTACTTTGTCGTATAAATAATCAAATTTACCTGTGAAGATGTAATTTTTATATTCGTTAGGGTTGTACACTTCTGCAATGAAACGAATGTTAGGATTAATTTTTTTGATTTGAGGAATCATCCATGCCCAATATTCAACAGGAACCATTTCAGACATATCACAACGGAAACCATCTACTCCTTTATTAGTCCAATAAGTAAGAATAGCTAATGTTTTTTTCCATGTAGAAGGAACATCACCGTTTACATCAAATACTTTTTCACCATTTCCAGAAATATGATTTACACCATAATTTAAACGCACTGTTTCAAACCAATCATTTACAGTAGGGGCATCTGTAACAGCACCATTTCCAGAAACCTTAGCAGGAACTTCTTTAAATTTTCCGTCTGATGTAGGGAATTTATCACCACCTAAAGGAACATAACCACTAGGAACTTTAAAAGGCTTACCTGGTATATAGTAGAAATTGTTATTCGGATCAAACCCAACTTTTGTATTGTCTGATTTTCCTAAATCTTCAACTCCTTTTGGTGCTTTATCAGAGTGGTATTTACGTGCAACATGATTTGGAACAAAATCAACAATTACTTTTAAGCCATTGTCATGTGTTCTTTTTATTAATGCTTCAAACTCTTCTACACGGTTAGTTACATTGTTGGCTAAATCAGGGTTTACATCATAGTAATCTTTTATAGCATAAGGAGAACCTGCTCTACCTTTTACAACGTCGGCATCGTCTAAAGGAATACCATATTTTCTGTAATCTGTAATAACGGCATGTTCAATAACACCTGTATACCAAACGTGTGTTGCGCCTAAATCTTTGATAGAAGTAAGGGCATTATCATTGATGTCACCAAATTTACCAACACCATTTTCTTTCAGCGTTCCCCATTGTTTATTTGTTGTAGTAGTATTACCAAATAAACGGGTCATCATCTGGTAGATAATGATTTTGTGGTCTTCAATTTTCTCTGTTGAAGCTGAAATTTTTAAGAGTTTATCCACCTTTTCTTTTTCTTTTTTGTCATGAGAAGAACAGCTTGTGAAAAACAAACCAAAAGTGATGGATAATAGAATATAAAATGAGGCGTATTTTTTAATCATTGTCTATGAATTAAAGGGGTTATTTTGAATCAGATTGTTTGTTATAAGGTCTTTTCTGACTTAATAAATTAGCAATTTTATAAAGGTCAACTTTTTCTAAAATGTTATCATACAACTCACGGTGTTGATCTACATTTTTTAGTTCTTCTTGCATTTTTACAGCAACTGTAAAAGGGTTAGTATCTTTAAGTTGCTTACGGATAGTACTGAGATAATCTTTGTCTTTTTTGATTGCATTTAATACAATTTCTTCTATTTCATTCATAAACTTGTAGTTATATATGCAGCGTATTTATATAATTATATACTATATTAACTAAAAAAAATGGTAATTAAAATTGCAAAATAAAGTGATTTTATTTTTATCAAACAGCCAATTGTTAAAAGGAAAATTTAAGTAATAATTACAACCGATTGAGATGGTTTCTATTGATTTTTGTAGACTACAGAATTGTTAAAATCAATTTAAATGGCTAAACTTATAGAATTAACAAAGCAAACAAATATTAAGTAATGAAAACATTATTATTAATTAGACATGCAGAAGCAGAGAATGCTTATTTTGGAGTTGATGATAAACAAAGAGATTTAACACAAGAAGGTTTTTCT includes:
- the hisA gene encoding 1-(5-phosphoribosyl)-5-[(5-phosphoribosylamino)methylideneamino]imidazole-4-carboxamide isomerase → MSHKIDIIPAIDLIDGKLVRLSQGDYAQKTVYAEDPLEVAKSFEGAGIKRLHLVDLDGAKVKHVVNYGVLDRIVSNTSLIVDFGGGIQSDEDLEKVFDHGAAMVTCGSIAVKEPEKFTSWIEKFGSDRMILAADAKDKMIAVSGWQEDSKLPLFDYLKDYTAKGITKVLCTDISKDGMMQGPNTELYREVMVEFPNIELIASGGVSKFDDLIALEEANIPSVVVGKAIYENTISIEDIYSHMSK
- a CDS encoding alpha-amylase family glycosyl hydrolase, coding for MIKKYASFYILLSITFGLFFTSCSSHDKKEKEKVDKLLKISASTEKIEDHKIIIYQMMTRLFGNTTTTNKQWGTLKENGVGKFGDINDNALTSIKDLGATHVWYTGVIEHAVITDYRKYGIPLDDADVVKGRAGSPYAIKDYYDVNPDLANNVTNRVEEFEALIKRTHDNGLKVIVDFVPNHVARKYHSDKAPKGVEDLGKSDNTKVGFDPNNNFYYIPGKPFKVPSGYVPLGGDKFPTSDGKFKEVPAKVSGNGAVTDAPTVNDWFETVRLNYGVNHISGNGEKVFDVNGDVPSTWKKTLAILTYWTNKGVDGFRCDMSEMVPVEYWAWMIPQIKKINPNIRFIAEVYNPNEYKNYIFTGKFDYLYDKVGVYDSLRAVMEDRPGSSLSHLTNVWKGMDGFNNHMLRFLENHDEQRIASKEFSNNPLPGIPGMAVSAALGSGPVMVYFGQEVGEPAKGESGFSGDDGRSTIFDYWGIPEHQKWVNNHKYDGGQLSDAQRTLRKRYKSLLNAAKNSEAIRKGDLIDLQQFNRTNANYDVDKTYAFIRYSENERVLVIANFENKKVLSDVIIPTEVIKIINASEDSDVKARDLISGKTINLNMKKADQNGTPIELDAYDTYYLAF
- the hisH gene encoding imidazole glycerol phosphate synthase subunit HisH, with the translated sequence MKVAIIKYNAGNVQSVRYALQRLGIDPILTDNAEELMSADKVIFPGVGEAKSAMDYLKERNLDTLIKDLKQPTLGVCLGLQLMCNHSEERNTDCLGIFDTNVKKFESKTLKVPHMGWNNIHDLKTPLYKGLEDHDYVYYVHSYYAELCENTIAVTDYVNPYSASLHKDNFYAAQFHPEKSGEIGQKIIQNFLTNI